From the Drechmeria coniospora strain ARSEF 6962 chromosome 02, whole genome shotgun sequence genome, the window tacatgtaaatgcagatgcaagtactccgtacgctgcGTACGGTGCGCGGTAACATATGGGGCACGCTTCACttatagtacatgtactggtggGTTCTATCATCTTTAACCCCACGGCACAGTATTACGAGCACGGTACGGCACGAGCACCAGCGGAAGCAacccgtacttgtacttgtaagtacttacctagtattGAACACATGCAAGAAAGGAGCCTGCTGGAACTGAGCCATTATTACTGGGGCGCGTCATTATATTCGATCAGAtgatccccccccccccccagcgGCCCCAGCGGCCGATCGTGTCCAAGCGAGCTTTCTGGCCACCGTGCGCACCCCCGTCGTGCGTTGCCAAGTAAGTATttcggagtactctgtactccgtacacctgcaggtattacagtaagtacttgcacttgcacgtCTGTACTTACCGAGTAACCACGTAAGTAGCACCAGGAGcatccctccctccctccttTTTCTCTCTCCCTCGATTGACGACTGGTCCAAGCATCACATCCCACAGTCCTTTGCCAGCGATCGATCTCGAGAAGGAAGCGGCTTCTCGTCGAGACCTCCTCCCCGTCACTCGTTCAGTTCAGTCAATTACCCGTCAAGCTTCCCATCACCGTCGAAGCACCCCAAGGCACGTCTGCCCCCACCTTTCACATTCCCGAGCAGGCGTTCGTGCGGTGTAACGAAGCACGAGGCATCCGAGACGCGATCGTTGTGCCACGGCGCCGCTTGTTCCCAGATCGCACCCGCCGCGCCGACGCTGCAGGTACATATTGCGAGACAGACGCTGCAGGTGCGCCGGTCAGAGCTGTCAGAGCTGTCGGAGCTGTCAGAGCTGTCAGAGCTGCCAGGGCCGTCACAGCCGTCAGAGCCGTCGGAGCCGCCAAAGCTGCCACAGCCGCAGACGGCGTATTCCTTTTTGTTGACCGACTTATCTTGGGGGGTTTTACGTACCGATTGaccaaacgacgacgagagcacGAGGGATCCATCCCCTGTTCACATTCCATCGCCCCCGACCCGCAGGTAAACAGTCGGACGCGAGACGCCATCCGGCCGACAACCAACCTGCCTTGGAGCTCCGAAGCCTTGATCGACTCATTCGTTCGTTCGTTCATCCTTACGACTCGCACGCGATTCATCGTCCCAGAATGTTGCGATCCTTGacgctcgtcgccctcgtggGCGCCTCCTCGGTCCTCGCGACCAAGTGCTCCTTGGGCAGCAAGTGCCCCGAGGACACGCCCTGCTGCTCCCGTAcgctcccctcccctcccctcccctcccgctCCCCTCCCGGccgtgccggccgtctcgaccatggccgacTGACGCTTCCCGGTGCAGAGTATGGCGAATGCGGTGTCGGGGCCTTCTGCCTCGGCGGCTGCGATCCTCGCTCCTCGTTCTCGCTGGATTCGTGCACGCCCCAGCCCGTGTGCAAGGACACGACGACCAAGTTCACGTCCCTGGAcagcatcgtcgacatcaGCAAGTACCTCGGCGACCCCAGCCAGGCTGACTGGGTGGCCCAGGGCGAGCCGGCGAAGCTGGGCGACAGCGTCCTCCTGACCATGCCCAAGAACAGCGTGGGGACGgtgctcgcctcgacgacgtacATGTGGTACGGCAACGTCAAGGCCAAGTTCAAGACcagccgcggccgcggcgtgGTGACGGCCTTCATCCTGCTCTCCGACGTCAAGGACGAGATTGACTACGAgttcgtcggcgtcgacttGAACACGGCGCAGACGAATTACTACTTTCAGGGAATCCCAGACTGTACGTTTCCGCCCTGTTCCTTCCCGTCCATCCTTGCCTTTGCCTTGCTCGCCCCCTccgatgacgccggcggctgacgacgaggggTCGCAGACCACAACTCCGGAAACATCTCCATGTCGGACACGTTCAACAACTACCACGAGTACGAGATCCGCTGGACCCCTGACAGGATCGactggctcgtcgacggtcagGTTGGCCGCTCGAAGGAGCGCAAGGACACGTGGAACGCGACGTCGCAGCAGTGGATGTTCCCCCAGACGCCTGCCCGCGTCCAGCTGTCCCTCTGGCCCGGCGGCCTGGCGAGCAACGCCAAGGGAACCGTCGActgggccggcggcgagattGACTGGAATTCCGAGGACATCCAGACGGCCGGCTACTACTACGCCCAGTTTGCCGAGGTGACGATGGAGTGCTACACCGCCAAGAGCGGCCCCGGCAGCAACAACGGCGTCAGCTACACCATGTCGAACTCGGCGGGCACCAACgacaccatcgtcgtcggctccaaGAAGACGGTGCTCGGCTCCCTGCTCGCCTCGGGTCTCGACATGGACAAGGGCAAGCtctcgccatcggcctcgtcgagcgcccGCAAGTCCAAGGTGACGCAGGCGACCATCcccggcggcagcgtcaACTCTGCAGGCAACGACCACAGCGGTTCCGGAAGCGGCGCGAGCAGCAGCGGAAGCAGCGGAAGCAGCGGCAGCTCCGACTCGGGCGACTCGACCGATTCcagcgatggcggcgactcGTCGTCCGGAAGCACATCCGCCTGCGCCTCCAACAGCTTCAGCCAGGACTGCGGCGGCAAGACCGTCgatggcagcggcggcaagagcggcagcggcaaggcgagcacgagcgcgCTGGCCATGATCATCGCCGGCGCTGCCTTGTTCTGGTTGTAGAGCGACTGCTGGTGGATGACGGGTTTGAGGTGCTGTACCCTTTTTTCCTTCCTGTTCGACGACTTCACGCCGTGCTTTTTTTCACGGCACACTGGCGCCACTAGGACGGGCATCGAGGGGGGAGAAAATGAGGCTGCTCCGATTTCATTTCGATTTCGGTTCATGTCTGGTGGCCACGTTCGACTGGAGAGTATCATTATTTCCGCTTCAAACTGTACTATTAGCGAGCGTCATGCTCCGGCATCTTGTACGTATGGGTTCGTAATTCTAGGCTTTTACATTGGACATGGCGGTCGCCCGTTGCACCGTGAACTACAACTAGACTcgtgtactccgcactgtatATGACGGACGCCTCCGCTTCATGTCAGGGGCAAGATGGAAGCTTGACGGGGAAGCCTGATGAAGGAAAGCCTGATGAAGGAGGCGGTCGATTGGAACCACGAGCGTCGACGGAGGAATTCGCGACTGGCTGAGAAGGGCATTGGCGTCGCGTCgaaatcgtcgtcgtcggggtaTTCCTTGTTCGGACTCGGGGCTCGGACTCGACGCTAGCGGGACGAGCGGCACGCGCAACGTAGGCGCGAGAAAATGCCGAGAGTCGAGCCAACAGGCGGGCCCCACAGCGGACAGCGGACAGCGGACAGCGGATCAATTTTGCCCCAGTACGATTGCAGGttccgtgcatgtacatgtactacatgtacttactgtatgtactatacatatacttactgtactccgtacatgtacaaggacGTGCTTTGGTAATATTACTTGGTACCATATGTGTATTACTCCGTTGACCTACGATGGATGTccttaggtgtacttgtccttacagtacaggcagGTGTACAGctaagtacagagtacagtgcactcAGTACTCgtaacagtacttgtacttgaacgTACTCCATTCATGATACCTGCGAGGAATAGGCGCGCTCCGTCCATGTTCTCATTACGGTACAGTATGGGGACCTGCttgtacctaagtacagtacttacaagtacagtgcctGTGCGAACACACGGCGCAGCGGAAAACGTCATCGGCGTGCGACCCCGCGTCTCCGCACCGGGCGCGAGGCGATGCCGAACAACGGCGCGAGATCGAGATGGGTGGAAGAATATCCCCCTTcgccatgtacatgtgcatgatAAATAGGCGCCTCGAGAACGAGAGAGATGGCGAGCATCAGATCAGCATCGGCAACCGACAGCAACGAAGATAAAGACATCCCGATATCCATACCTCCCTCGGACAGACGACTCGGTGCTTCGCAAGGACGATAGTTGCGAACTGCTCACAACCCAACCCGTGTAAGCCGCCAGACAGTCAGCACCACTTTGTCAGCTCGGCCTTCCCACATCTCACAGAAAGGAAGCCAACCATTACACCGTATCGTTTGAGGCAACAAACGCAAACATACCATGCCTGGATCCGGACCCAAGACGatcgccttcctcggcgccacTGGTGGCTGCGGCTTCTCGGCCCTCCGACgcgccatcgaggccggccaCAACTGCATCGCGCTTTGCCGCTCTCCAgcgaagctcgaggccaagctcgacgagTTCTTCCCTGAGCGGCCGACGAACCTGGTGATCCGCGAGGGCAACGCCCATcatgtcgccgccgtggcctcgTGCCTGCTCGTtccgccaccgccaccgtcaccgtcgattTCGTCGTCTCAGCGGCAGTCGGAAAagcggctcgtcgacgccgttcacttctccgtcggcggcaccgtcagCTTCCCCTCCTTCAGCATGGACGACCCGGACGTTTGcaagaaggcggccaaggcgctgctcgacgccctcgacaccctccgcaacgacgacggcgccacgGGTCGACCGCTActcgtcgtcatcagcaCCACCGGCATCTCGActctcggccgcgacgtGCCGATACCCCTCGTGCCCTTCTACCACTATGCCCTGCGCGTGCCTCACGAGGACAagcgcgtcgtcgagaagacCCTCTTCGCCTGCCAGGAGCGCtttgtcctcgtccgtcccAGCCTTCTCAACGACAGTTCCAGGACCGACCGGCCGGTCCGCGTTCATGTCGAGGGACCAGCAACTGGCATCGAGCGTTGCGAGATTGGATACTTCATCTCCCGCAACGAGGTCGGCCGCTGGACCTTTGACAACCTGCTGGAAAAGGCCGATGAGCAGATCGAGTACGAGggcaaggccgtcggcctgaCCTGGTAGATCACCTAAATGTCCAAGCTCGCCAATTCGCCGATTGTACATGTTGTGGATTTCTCATGTATTCATACCTTTATCCTTGGGCTCGTCATCAAAACGGCCAGGTCAGTGGTAGCGAAACTCGCATCTTCGTGCGAGGGAACGGAACAAGTAGCGTTATGTCCTATAATAGACCATGTACCCAGAAACGCCTGAAAACCCCCCTTACCcactatatttatagtataACGCCGGCGAGTGAGGCTGCGAGACCGGCAGAAATGCCCATGAGCCATGCCATTCTCGCGTCTGGACGGGCCGCAGCAGCACTACGGTCAACCCGGCCCGTCGAGCTCTTGACCCCCGGCTTCTCCGAATTCACCAACGTCTCCTCTGCCCTGAACTCTCTTCTGCATGCTCCAAGAACATTCTTGaggtccgacgacggcgcaaTCGTCTGCGGGCTCGATCCGCAGTTGACATAGGGGGCCATGTAGGTCATATCAGATGCGAGGTCGAAGACGACTGGCTCCGTGTTAGCCGTCGGCAACTGGCAGAATAGCACTTGCCCACCGCCGCACTCACCAAACGCGGACCGCAGGAAGGTATCGCCGAGCAGGGCAAAGTTGCTGCTTTGCGTGATGCCTAGATAGCAGATGGGAGACTGGCCTCGAGTTTGTCGGATCAAGTCCTTGTACGGCACCTTGATGGTGACGCCCTTGAACGCAaagtcgacggtgccgttcCGCCTCGTCAGGCTGCAGTCGACCGTGTAGGAGTCTTTGAGGACCTTGCTGGTGGCATTGAGGGCCGCTGCCACCGAGTTGGCGACATCCGGAGGCAGCAAGGTCAGCGTCGCGCCCGTGTCGAGGAACACGGGCATGCTTTTGTTGGTAAGagtcgtcgtcttgccgtcCTGGCCCCGGTGCGAGATCGAGTCGAGCTTGACCCAGTACCGGGCCACGCCGTCGGGGGATTCCGACGCCGGGATGATGGGCAGCGGAGCCAGGGCACCGGAAAACTTGGAGGTATCGACaccgccgaagacgacggtgccCTCGCCTTCCTCCTTCGACCCGAGAGCGACGCTGAAGGCTTTTTTGTCGATGACGCTCTGCGtggccagctcgtcgaggaagttGTTGTAGCCGATGTTGCGTCCCTTTCCGTAGCCGACGCCCAATATGCCGGCGAACTGGGCCTCGCTGTTCCGGGCGATGCCGAAGCGGACCCCTTTCATCACGGTCGAACCGGCGAGGGAAATATCGTCGAGAACGTAGGTAATGTTGGCGGCACCGATGCCGTATCTCAGCGACTTGCCAAGGccgctgacggccgacgtTGACGAGTTTGCTGGATCGTACCGCCCGATTCGCCGGCAGAacctctcgtcggcgtcggccaggcCGCTGCAGTTTGGATTCACCCAAAGCTCAAAGGAGCCGGTATCCAGCTGGGCAAAGACTTTTTGCGGAGGTGTTCCGATGCTGACTGCATTGCGTCAGCGCCGCCAGGGCCCATAGGGAAGGGTTCCTAACGCTGAGCGTAGTATGCTATGTCGCTGCGGCCTTTGAGGCCCACGTCGACTGCTCGTCTGTCCAGCCCCGGTAGTTCGGCATGGATGACCGGCAGAGTGAAAGTACCGGCTAAGCCTTGCTCAACAGGAAAGTTCCGTCCAAGGATGGTGCCCAGGAAGGCATGGGAGGGATCGTCGTCTCCCATCCCCtccggcgacgagcttgcaGGTCGTTGCCTTGCTGCCAGCGGAAGAATAGGTGGCGTTGGCATCGACATGCCGCCAACGGTCATTGGAAATGACCTGGAATCGTTGTGGGTGAATGAAAGGGCCATCGAATCTCCTCCGACATTTTGGCGATCATCAAGGGGCTGTGGCCGTGATTGGGCGGGAAGAGCAAGGCACATGAACGCCAACAAGGAGATGGGTAACGGTGCCATACCGGCGCCTGGAAAGGCATGAAGTAATGCCGTCCTTGCAAATGAGCTTGAATAGAACAGAGCAGAACACTGGAAGGGAGACTTGACAGACGGACAACCGTCTGGGTTTATGAACATGTGCCATTCCGGCAACAGCACTGATGTGCAGCGCCAGGGACCGACACCGGAGACGACGGGGAAACGGCGGAGACGACTACTGTCTCCAGATGCACACTTTGGAAGTTGACCAGAAGTCATGGCAGAAAGCGTAAACTATTTGACAACATCCGAAACCAGAGGGACAACGAGAGGACGTAGGGGACGCAACCACTCCGTGATGCGACGACTGTGACAGGCCCCACGTGCCCGCACACGCTTTTTACAGCAAAATCAGCAAAGGAACGCTCAAGGAGTGATGTTTCGGCGTCTCAAGAACTCCATACTGGCCTGGCGTTTGAGAAGTGCAGGGGTAACGTTGCTCTGCTTCTCCAGACGCTCTTCCACGGGCGATTGTGGTAGAGCCCAGAGGGGAGACCGGGAGGAAAACTTCAACATCGTGGGCAGCGATGATGGCCAGCCGGAGATTCGGCTTTGACGTAGTGATTGGGGCAAACGTTGCTtgttgccgctgccgagctGGTGTTGGTGTCGATGTTGGTGCCGGTATCGGCATCGGTATCGTATCGGGTTGCGAACAAGATCCGCGCACAGATGTGCGAGCTGATACGAGGAACCGTTTCGGCACGATCAACAGCCACTTGAAGCCTCTATACACCAAAATAGATGCATTCTTAGTCGTTAGGGTTTGGCTttggctctggctctggcttTTGATTTGGAGAGATTGCATGGAATGCATGATTGGATGTGACACTGAGCCGAAAGGAGGAACGAACACATCATGTTCCTTCCTGCTTGGGGTCGTTGCTGCCTCAGGTGACTGTCGACTGCAGGTGCCTCAGGCAATGAGTGATATTCAGGCACAGGGACGGTACAAGGCAAGATGCAGGATACTGGCAGTGCCAATGAGGAGGCATGACGACTTTCCGCTTCGAATGGCCATCCACCGCCGTGCCCGTCACACAAGGTCCGATCCCCTCGCGAACTCGACATTGCCAGCCCCGACAAGGATAAATTCGGCGTCATGGATGACTACCGCGCCCGGATGCTGGCTGGCCTGGGCCATCAGTTCAACTTCTTGCTCACTCGAAGGctgcgctcgtcgccgtgcatTCGTCAGAATCCCTGTAAGCGATGAGAATAGATGAACCGAACCGAACCGAATCGGGCGGATGGGGATCCTTCGATGCCTCGTTTCATTCCAAGTTCGACATTCGACAATCGTCATTCGTGAAGCCTCGAGGTGTGACTACGATTCTACGCTCGCTGCCCGACCcgcccctccctcctccatcACCACTGTTCGTCACCATGCTCGTCACCATGGCCCGACTctttgctgtacttgctcgccGCTAATTCCGCTGATCCTTTCTGTTCCGTTCCATTCTTCTCTTTTCTGGGCAGCGCCTTCAGGCTCCGGACCAAGCAGACCCCGGACTCGGGTATCGGCTGATGCTTGTCCTGCATGCGTTCCCTCTTTTGCCACAACCAAGGTGTCGTATTACCCCCGCGCGATGCTGAGTTCCGTCTATTGCCGCTTTCTTCCTCATCTTGTACCTTTATATTTGTTCTTCCGCCACTCTGGATTTTCCAGAGAGCGATCGTCATGACCGATGAGCCGATCACTAGCCGGGGCGGACAGCCGAACAGCTTAACGGCACTGCCGTTAAATGCATCTCAGGAAAGCAGAATTGACGGGCGCAACATCAGGATATTTGCTTTATATGATAATACATTGTTCCTCAGAGGTACTCTTTTGTTGGATGATGGGGTGGAACACCAGAATGACCCGGCCGGACCTCCCTCCGTCGAGCTCATCACCCCCATTTTCCATGAAGCCACCCGCGCAAAATGAACAAGGTTGCACTGCGCGCCTGCATGGGCCATGCCCTCCGCCAGTCGCCTCCAGCCAGATTGATTGGAACGACTTGTTCTGTGTCTACCCCAATGCCGGCCATTGGCTCAACCACTTAGGCCTCGGTCGGTGATAATACCAGTCCATCCATGCCTGCTGAcgttctcggccgccgcctacACAGGCTTACATTCGTCGGCTTGAATGGCTGGCAGTGTACCGAATCCATCAATCACGACCAAGTCTTTGGCCCCTCCACTCGCATGAGGTTGCCCTCCATGGATGGTGGTAATGGTGCTGGCGCTGGCGCTCATGCTGGCGCCGCACACCAAAAAAAGTTGGTCTCGGCCCTCTCCGTGCTGCTTGTTAAATATCGTTGCCATCTCCGGTCAAGACGGAGCGGGCGAGTGGATCGATGCCGCAACGCATTGCCAACGACTCTCGCATGACGACCGTGAATTCTCCTCTCGACTCCTCACTGTCGTGCTCTAATCCAACTGCTCGCTTGTGCAAGTCAGTCGTACCAAAAACCGGTTGGGCCACGGAAGACGACGGCAGATGTATATCCCCCTACCTTTTCCCGCTCGCCAGAAGAGTTTAGCGAGACGGCAAACTCTTGGGTTTCCGTCCGAGCCGCTGCCTCCTCCCAGCAAGTCGGACCTCGCACTGcgtggccgccttggcttgGGTTTGCACACGCGAGACAATGCGACCGACAATTCCAACCTCCAAatcggcatcgccctcggcgtcctaTTGGGGGTTTTCGTCTTCGCCCTCGGTGCCTTTCTCTACTTCTATCGCGACTCCATCAAGTTTTCATACGGCCAGCGTCAACGGCAGCGCAGGCCACCTCCGAGCAGCCCCAAGAGCTCGAAGAGCTCAAAAAGCTCAAGAAGCTCGAAGAGCTCGAAAAGCTCAAAAAGCTCGAAAAGTTCCAAGATCAACGAGGAATCTGGAGGAGGTCCTGCACCACCCGAGTAGAAGGGGTACGGGGGATGTGCCAACACCCCCGGCTCAAGCGGTTACTACTCCATATCCCAGGTATGCTGCAGTGTCTCCCGTGGCCATATTTCTGACATGTTAGTCCTCAGAAATTTTTTCTGTGTCCAAAATATGTCATCTGTTCTTGCACAACATGATGGTGGATAAACATAACTGGGAGATGAAAGAGTCTCGGGCAGCCAGACGTCAACTTGTTTGCACGAACGTGAAGTATTACAGTCAGCTTTGATGTCGCGAGTCAATGACAAAATGATTATTCTACACCGAATGCGTATTTTTTGTCTTCTTCCTTGCTAGATGTACAGGCTACGTGACGTTCCTTCGCCCAGTCTCTGCGCTTTaaccccccctctcccctcagTCCGACCCTTCTAAATTAACGGCAAGGGCGACAGTGCGACAGCGTAGCGGATCAGTTGCCCTGCAGGAGGGTTCCGAACACGGGCTGGCGGCCGCATTCGAGGGCATATCTAGACATCTGACTGGGGAATCGAGTTTGTTTGTGCCGTTCACATCTCATGACATCTGACCTGGTTCCTGAATTGAGCATCGTGGATGAGGCGCAGCCCCCTTTTGCGTCTCGGCTGCCGTGGGCCATACTACTTCATGTACAAGTGAATGCATACGATGGCGCTGGTGACCACGGTTGCGTCGATGAGGGTTTCAAGACAggctccgtcgccaccgtgGTGGAAGCAGAGCTGGGGCAGGGTTCGCATGTGCCCTTCGGTTTATGTAGTTGCTACGGCGGACATGCGTGCTTCCTTTTTCACAGGATGCTGCAGAACGTTGGTGTCGGAGGTCAACGTCGGTTTGTGCATCTCCCGTACTATTCAAATGGCCCGGGCCGCACTCCGACGGTTACACGGCGTCCCGAGATGGCAGATGATTCTTGTAGTCCGTGGCACGGCGCATCGACGCATCGAAGCAGATCCGGGCTGACGGGCCCCGGGCGATGCGGCGTCTCATCCGATACGATCGCTGGACGGGCAGTACAGCCAAGGTGCAGGCAGCGCCTGGCCGTGTGCCACCGAGGCGAGTATACATAAATGAGTGAATAAGATCCAGTTATATTCCGACAACGTGCCCGCGTTGTGGAAGTATGTGGATACATGCTTGCTATATACttatatgtactgta encodes:
- a CDS encoding cell wall glucanase, giving the protein MLRSLTLVALVGASSVLATKCSLGSKCPEDTPCCSRTLPSPPLPSRSPPGRAGRLDHGRLTLPGAEYGECGVGAFCLGGCDPRSSFSLDSCTPQPVCKDTTTKFTSLDSIVDISKYLGDPSQADWVAQGEPAKLGDSVLLTMPKNSVGTVLASTTYMWYGNVKAKFKTSRGRGVVTAFILLSDVKDEIDYEFVGVDLNTAQTNYYFQGIPDYHNSGNISMSDTFNNYHEYEIRWTPDRIDWLVDGQVGRSKERKDTWNATSQQWMFPQTPARVQLSLWPGGLASNAKGTVDWAGGEIDWNSEDIQTAGYYYAQFAEVTMECYTAKSGPGSNNGVSYTMSNSAGTNDTIVVGSKKTVLGSLLASGLDMDKGKLSPSASSSARKSKVTQATIPGGSVNSAGNDHSGSGSGASSSGSSGSSGSSDSGDSTDSSDGGDSSSGSTSACASNSFSQDCGGKTVDGSGGKSGSGKASTSALAMIIAGAALFWL
- a CDS encoding eukaryotic aspartyl protease yields the protein MAPLPISLLAFMCLALPAQSRPQPLDDRQNVGGDSMALSFTHNDSRSFPMTVGGMSMPTPPILPLAARQRPASSSPEGMGDDDPSHAFLGTILGRNFPVEQGLAGTFTLPVIHAELPGLDRRAVDVGLKGRSDIAYYAQLSIGTPPQKVFAQLDTGSFELWVNPNCSGLADADERFCRRIGRYDPANSSTSAVSGLGKSLRYGIGAANITYVLDDISLAGSTVMKGVRFGIARNSEAQFAGILGVGYGKGRNIGYNNFLDELATQSVIDKKAFSVALGSKEEGEGTVVFGGVDTSKFSGALAPLPIIPASESPDGVARYWVKLDSISHRGQDGKTTTLTNKSMPVFLDTGATLTLLPPDVANSVAAALNATSKVLKDSYTVDCSLTRRNGTVDFAFKGVTIKVPYKDLIRQTRGQSPICYLGITQSSNFALLGDTFLRSAFGECGGGQVLFCQLPTANTEPVVFDLASDMTYMAPYVNCGSSPQTIAPSSDLKNVLGACRREFRAEETLVNSEKPGVKSSTGRVDRSAAAARPDARMAWLMGISAGLAASLAGVIL